The following are encoded in a window of Kogia breviceps isolate mKogBre1 chromosome 12, mKogBre1 haplotype 1, whole genome shotgun sequence genomic DNA:
- the FKBP4 gene encoding peptidyl-prolyl cis-trans isomerase FKBP4, with product MTAEEAKAAESGAQSAPLPLEGVDISPKQDEGVLKVIKREGTGTEMPMIGDRVSVHYTGWLLDGTKFDSSLDRKDRFSFDLGKGEVIKAWDVAVATMRVGEVCRLTCKPEYAYGSAGSPPKIPPNATLVFEVELFEFKGEDLTDEEDGGIIRRIRARGEGHAKPNDGALVEVALEGYYKDQVFDCRELRFEVGEGESVDLPCGLEKAIQRMEKGEHSIVYLKPSYAFGSVGKEKFQIPPNAELKYEVQLKSFEKAKESWEMSSEEKLEQSAVVKERGTMYFKEGKYKQALLQYKKIVSWLEFESSFSDEDAPKAQALRLASHLNLAMCHLKLQAFPAAVENCNKALELDGNNEKGLFRRGEAHLAVNDFDLARADFQKLLQLYPSNKAAKAQLAVCQQRIRKQLEREKKLYANMFERLAGEESKAKATVAVGDQPADMEMKEEQKDVAGGQPPVEAEA from the exons ATGACCGCCGAGGAGGCGAAGGCTGCAGAGAGCGGAGCGCAGTCGGCGCCGCTGCCCCTCGAGGGGGTGGACATCAGTCCCAAGCAGGATGAGGGCGTGCTTAAG gTCATCAAGCGAGAGGGCACAGGCACGGAGATGCCCATGATCGGGGACCGAGTCTCTGTCCACTACACGGGCTGGCTGCTTGATGGCACCAAGTTTGACTCCAGCCTGGACCGCAAGGACAGATTCTCCTTCGACCTGGGGAAAG GGGAGGTCATCAAGGCTTGGGACGTCGCCGTAGCGACCATGAGGGTGGGGGAGGTGTGCCGCCTCACCTGCAAGCCAGAATACGCCTATGGCTCGGCGGGCAGCCCTCCCAAGATCCCTCCCAACGCCACGCTCGTGTTCGAG GTGGAGTTGTTTGAGTTCAAGGGAGAGGACCTGACGGACGAAGAAGATggtggaatcatcaggagaatcCGGGCTCGGGGGGAAGGCCACGCCAAGCCCAACGATGGCGCCCTCGTGGAGG TTGCGCTGGAAGGGTACTACAAGGACCAGGTCTTTGACTGCCGGGAGCTCCGCTTTGAGGTCGGCGAGGGGGAGAGCGTGGATCTGCCTTGTGGGCTGGAGAAAGCCATTCAGCGCATGGAAAAAGGAGAACATTCCATCGTGTATCTCAAGCCCAG CTATGCTTTTGGCAGCGTTGGGAAGGAAAAGTTCCAGATCCCACCAAACGCTGAGCTGAAGTATGAAGTACAGCTCAAGAGTTTCGAGAAG GCCAAGGAGTCCTGGGAGATGAGCTCCGAGGAGAAGCTGGAGCAGAGCGCTGTAGTGAAGGAGCGGGGCACCATGTACTTCAAG GAAGGCAAGTACAAGCAAGCTCTGCTGCAGTACAAGAAGATCGTGTCCTGGCTGGAATTCGAGTCGAGCTTCTCGGACGAGGACGCACCGAAGGCGCAGGCCCTGCGGCTGGCCTCCCACCTCAACCTGGCCATGTGTCACCTGAAGCTGCAGGCCTTCCCGGCTGCCGTTGAAAACTGCAATAAG GCCCTGGAACTGGACGGCAACAACGAGAAGGGCCTTTTCCGCCGGGGAGAGGCCCACCTGGCGGTGAACGACTTTGACTTGGCACGGGCCGATTTCCAGAAGCTCCTGCAGCTCTACCCCAGCAACAAAGCCGCCAAGGCCCAGCTGGCTGTCTGCCAGCAGCGGATCCGCAAGCAGCTCGAACGGGAGAAGAAGCTCTACGCCAACATGTTTGAGAGGCTGGCTGGGGAGGAGAGCAAG GCCAAGGCCACGGTCGCTGTGGGAGACCAGCCCGCCGACATGGAGATGAAGGAGGAGCAGAAGGACGTGGCCGGGGGCCAGCCTCCGGTGGAGGCGGAAGCTTAG